One Paraburkholderia sp. IMGN_8 DNA window includes the following coding sequences:
- a CDS encoding transcriptional regulator has product MRLIEPDEHKNFLATLERSGLAEGDFALLETDTTDPKGDENLGLQGYVTIARLSTQVTKEYVIGDESDWLQHFTKDLEAGVFNRPE; this is encoded by the coding sequence ATGCGGCTGATCGAACCGGATGAACACAAAAACTTTCTAGCGACCCTGGAGCGCAGTGGTTTGGCAGAAGGCGATTTCGCTCTTCTGGAAACAGATACGACGGACCCGAAAGGTGACGAGAACCTTGGTCTACAGGGCTACGTCACCATAGCCCGGCTATCGACGCAGGTTACGAAGGAATACGTGATCGGCGACGAAAGCGATTGGCTACAGCATTTCACGAAGGATCTCGAAGCGGGCGTCTTCAACAGGCCGGAATGA
- a CDS encoding cupin domain-containing protein gives MNSQAKPNWRDHGVKIIPGSRLDMNTPQTPGMTRAAAITHARTGASKLWAGTVTIDADAKTGAHHHGELESVIYVVRGRARMRWGEHLEFAAEAGPGDFIYVPPFVPHQEINASRTEVLSCVVVRSDQEPIVVNLDIEPAEPPEDVYWVDPIHPHP, from the coding sequence ATGAATTCTCAGGCTAAGCCGAATTGGCGCGATCACGGCGTCAAGATTATTCCGGGTTCCCGCCTCGATATGAATACGCCCCAAACGCCTGGCATGACGAGAGCGGCTGCAATCACTCACGCCCGGACGGGCGCCAGCAAACTTTGGGCCGGCACCGTCACCATCGACGCCGACGCCAAAACGGGCGCCCACCATCATGGTGAACTGGAAAGCGTCATCTACGTTGTGCGCGGCAGGGCACGTATGCGATGGGGTGAACATCTCGAGTTCGCCGCAGAGGCAGGGCCTGGCGATTTCATTTATGTGCCCCCGTTCGTACCCCATCAAGAGATCAATGCGAGCAGGACCGAGGTGCTCAGTTGCGTTGTGGTCCGTAGCGATCAAGAGCCGATAGTCGTTAACCTGGATATCGAGCCCGCCGAGCCGCCGGAAGATGTCTATTGGGTCGATCCGATTCATCCGCATCCGTAA
- a CDS encoding sulfite oxidase: MTLFVVRHQHAAERCPAQDPYLGAMLLNHLSRPNVRRHGVEIRGEAVVQGEHTLYIIAEADDEDHLREFMKPFQMAGSLDIYPASTCARVVASGGCGAALPVSELVPALDPETACQNAIEAGLVVHRAHPLNCETSIPALIGGVVMPNAHFYVRNHFQIPNLDPAAFRLAVGGLVERPLSLSLRDLRNMPSQTLIVTLECAGNGRMKFDPPIEGEKWDLGAVSTAEWTGVSLTEVLDRAGVRTGATEVLFRGADGGTVEGHSGPLRFERSLQLGHARDPDVLLAYAMNGEPLPIQHGYPVRLVVPGWYAVASVKWLTEIELIDRPFAGHYQAAKYWYEWERDGAAVREPVTLQRVRALITEPAPEQEVRCGELAIRGVAWSGAAQIARVEISVGGGGWQGAHLVSERKRHGWQWWELITRAHAPGVVTLRARATDLAGRTQPERAEWNRLGYGNNAIHEVPVRIV; encoded by the coding sequence ATGACACTGTTCGTTGTGCGGCATCAGCACGCGGCCGAACGCTGCCCTGCTCAGGATCCCTATTTGGGGGCCATGCTATTGAATCACCTGAGCCGCCCAAACGTCAGGCGGCACGGGGTGGAGATCCGGGGCGAGGCCGTTGTGCAGGGTGAGCACACCTTGTACATCATCGCGGAAGCTGATGACGAGGATCACCTGCGCGAGTTCATGAAGCCGTTCCAGATGGCCGGCAGCCTCGACATCTATCCCGCATCGACGTGCGCGCGCGTGGTCGCGAGCGGCGGCTGTGGTGCAGCGCTGCCCGTGAGCGAACTCGTGCCGGCGCTGGATCCCGAGACCGCCTGCCAGAATGCGATTGAAGCCGGCCTGGTGGTCCATCGCGCGCATCCTCTCAACTGCGAGACCTCGATTCCGGCGCTGATCGGCGGCGTGGTCATGCCGAACGCACACTTCTATGTCCGCAATCACTTCCAGATCCCCAACCTCGACCCGGCCGCCTTCCGGCTCGCCGTTGGCGGCCTCGTAGAACGACCGCTGAGTCTCAGCTTGCGCGACCTCCGCAACATGCCGTCGCAGACACTCATCGTCACCCTCGAGTGCGCCGGAAACGGCCGCATGAAGTTCGACCCGCCTATCGAGGGCGAGAAATGGGACCTTGGGGCCGTCAGTACCGCAGAGTGGACCGGCGTGTCGCTGACGGAAGTGCTGGACCGGGCTGGCGTGCGGACGGGCGCGACGGAGGTGTTGTTCCGGGGGGCGGATGGCGGAACCGTGGAGGGCCACTCAGGACCGTTGCGCTTCGAGCGCAGTCTCCAGCTTGGTCATGCCCGCGATCCTGACGTGCTGCTGGCCTATGCGATGAACGGCGAACCGCTGCCCATTCAGCACGGCTACCCCGTTCGCCTCGTCGTCCCGGGCTGGTATGCCGTGGCGTCGGTCAAATGGCTGACTGAAATCGAGCTCATCGACCGGCCGTTCGCCGGGCATTACCAGGCCGCCAAGTATTGGTATGAATGGGAACGCGATGGCGCGGCCGTCCGCGAACCGGTCACGCTGCAGCGGGTGCGGGCCTTGATTACCGAGCCGGCGCCTGAGCAGGAGGTCCGGTGCGGTGAACTGGCCATCCGCGGCGTGGCCTGGTCCGGCGCCGCTCAGATTGCGCGCGTGGAGATAAGTGTGGGCGGCGGAGGCTGGCAGGGGGCGCATCTCGTCAGCGAGCGCAAGCGTCACGGCTGGCAGTGGTGGGAGCTGATCACCCGGGCCCATGCGCCGGGCGTCGTCACCTTGCGCGCCCGGGCCACCGATCTTGCCGGCCGCACTCAGCCCGAGCGCGCCGAATGGAACCGGCTGGGCTACGGCAACAACGCTATCCACGAAGTGCCGGTTCGTATAGTGTGA
- the flhD gene encoding flagellar transcriptional regulator FlhD yields MEHDTHRLIHEMNLSYLLLIQRLLVEDKASGMSSLGVSSEVADVLVALSLKEIARLASVSQILCSFRFHDHTVLSALTHTQVEVAVMARPPVCKPVGQCA; encoded by the coding sequence ATGGAGCACGACACACACCGCTTGATACACGAGATGAACCTCTCCTATCTTCTCCTGATCCAGCGCCTGCTCGTGGAAGACAAAGCCTCGGGCATGAGCAGTCTCGGCGTGTCGTCGGAGGTGGCCGACGTTCTGGTCGCGCTTTCGCTCAAAGAGATCGCGAGGCTCGCCTCTGTTTCGCAGATACTTTGCTCGTTCCGCTTTCATGATCACACGGTGCTGTCCGCGCTGACGCACACTCAGGTTGAGGTTGCTGTAATGGCGCGGCCGCCGGTGTGCAAGCCGGTCGGGCAATGCGCTTAA
- a CDS encoding IS5 family transposase, with the protein MGPKTPMPEQDFFRHPLREQINLKHPLVRLAELINWERLGALMSESFVSGKGRPASSPRLIAGLLYLQHTFDLSDEEVVWQWVENPYWQVFTGETYLQTEPPIDPSSLTRWRKRLGEAGVEELLAETIEAAKRAGVIKAASVKRVIVDTTVMEKAISHPTDSRLLERCREHLVKAAARHGLKLRQNYNREAPRLGLQIGRYAHAKQYKRMRKALRTLRSRVGRVMRDVERQVAQVADPGRAALMELIGRTKRILAQKPKDKNKLYALHAPEVECLAKGKARKPYEFGVKVSITTTHREGLVVGMRSMPGNPYDGHTLAEALEQAAILSDVTPEVAIVDRGYKGVAVDGVKIYHPGLRRGITRGLRAMIRRRSAIEPAIGHMKTDGKLDRNWLKGALGDAMHAVLCGAGHNLRMILRKLRLLCVFILAAMLNRRNAAVPSP; encoded by the coding sequence ATGGGCCCGAAGACACCTATGCCGGAACAAGATTTCTTCCGGCATCCGCTGCGCGAACAGATCAACCTGAAGCATCCGCTGGTGCGGTTGGCCGAGCTGATCAACTGGGAGCGGCTGGGCGCGTTAATGAGCGAGAGCTTCGTGTCGGGCAAAGGTCGACCGGCGAGCTCGCCGCGCCTGATTGCGGGGCTGCTGTATTTGCAGCACACATTCGATCTGTCCGACGAAGAGGTCGTCTGGCAATGGGTGGAGAACCCGTACTGGCAGGTGTTCACCGGTGAGACCTATTTGCAGACCGAACCGCCGATCGACCCGTCGAGCCTGACGCGCTGGCGCAAACGACTGGGCGAAGCCGGCGTTGAAGAGCTGCTGGCCGAGACGATCGAGGCGGCCAAACGTGCCGGTGTGATCAAGGCCGCGAGCGTGAAGCGGGTGATCGTCGACACCACGGTGATGGAAAAGGCGATCTCCCATCCAACCGATTCACGCCTGCTCGAGCGGTGTCGCGAACATCTGGTGAAGGCGGCCGCGCGGCATGGCCTGAAGCTGCGGCAGAACTACAACCGCGAGGCGCCGCGTCTGGGGCTGCAGATTGGCCGCTACGCTCACGCGAAGCAGTACAAGCGCATGAGGAAAGCACTGCGCACGCTGCGTTCACGCGTTGGACGGGTGATGCGCGATGTGGAGCGACAGGTCGCCCAGGTGGCAGACCCCGGCCGTGCTGCATTGATGGAGCTGATTGGCCGCACGAAGCGCATCCTGGCGCAGAAGCCGAAGGACAAGAACAAGCTGTACGCGCTGCATGCGCCGGAAGTCGAGTGTCTGGCCAAAGGCAAGGCGCGCAAGCCATACGAATTCGGCGTGAAGGTGTCGATCACGACGACTCACAGGGAAGGACTGGTAGTTGGCATGCGCTCGATGCCGGGCAATCCGTATGACGGTCATACGCTGGCTGAAGCGCTGGAGCAGGCGGCAATCCTGAGCGACGTCACGCCGGAAGTCGCCATCGTCGACCGTGGATACAAGGGTGTCGCCGTCGACGGCGTGAAGATCTACCACCCGGGCCTGCGGCGGGGTATCACACGCGGACTACGCGCGATGATCAGACGGCGCAGCGCAATCGAGCCAGCCATCGGTCACATGAAGACAGACGGAAAACTCGATCGGAACTGGCTCAAAGGTGCGCTGGGCGACGCGATGCACGCGGTGCTGTGCGGCGCTGGCCACAACCTCCGGATGATCCTGAGGAAGCTACGGCTTCTTTGCGTCTTTATTCTGGCTGCCATGCTTAACCGCCGCAATGCTGCGGTCCCATCGCCGTAA
- a CDS encoding sensor domain-containing diguanylate cyclase, translated as MRSLSAQPIARTHVVFACSLAALVIATGLIVLPLANHPLRPQPLVFPITYTTILVCSAVTAFLLMLQFSATRRRGMVMLSSAYVFLLTIALLQLLAMLGMTGVFGDPGAQPLPWLWVGFHGGFPLLVAAARFSPNRKERPARPAAVVATAIATPLLVAAGLGAVITRYAPHLPALVINDTRTAFFSTVLAMLCVEALLVLVVVILAGLRDRVDLWLCITLLVYLVDDTLVTATHARYTVGWLVAAVMATFSPIILLCTLLWEVRKLYRTLITLNAELREQAFHDGLTGVFSRRYFDQTLPLVLHDRGDARQPLSLMLIDVDHFKTCNDLYGHPAGDRLLIRLARTLSQHISRPGQFVARYGGEEFAAVLPRVDSARAAVIAEALRQAIEEDGANHDGGSAPTLTVSIGVACVPASYEPVELATLVGMADEALYAAKRAGRNCVRVHVPDSHPSIASDRSDMSADMVSG; from the coding sequence ATGCGGTCCTTGTCAGCCCAGCCGATTGCACGCACACATGTGGTGTTTGCATGCAGCCTTGCGGCACTGGTCATCGCCACCGGTCTGATCGTGTTGCCGCTCGCCAACCATCCGTTGCGTCCGCAACCGCTGGTCTTTCCGATCACGTACACCACGATTCTTGTCTGCAGTGCCGTCACTGCGTTCCTGCTGATGCTTCAGTTTAGCGCGACACGCCGGCGCGGCATGGTCATGCTGAGCAGCGCCTACGTCTTTCTGTTGACGATCGCCTTGCTGCAACTCCTCGCCATGCTGGGGATGACCGGCGTGTTTGGGGATCCTGGTGCCCAACCGTTGCCATGGCTATGGGTCGGCTTTCATGGCGGCTTCCCGCTGCTGGTCGCCGCGGCGCGATTCAGCCCCAACCGCAAGGAACGTCCCGCCCGGCCAGCGGCGGTTGTTGCGACGGCGATCGCAACACCGCTGTTGGTCGCAGCGGGACTCGGTGCAGTCATCACGCGCTACGCGCCTCACCTGCCCGCGCTCGTGATCAACGATACACGCACCGCTTTCTTCAGTACGGTTCTCGCGATGCTATGCGTGGAGGCGCTGCTGGTTCTGGTGGTAGTAATCCTCGCAGGCTTGCGCGACCGGGTGGATCTGTGGCTATGCATCACCCTGCTGGTCTATCTGGTCGACGATACGCTCGTCACCGCAACCCATGCCCGCTATACCGTCGGCTGGCTCGTTGCCGCCGTCATGGCAACATTTTCGCCCATCATCCTGCTGTGCACCCTGCTGTGGGAAGTCCGCAAGCTCTACCGGACGCTCATCACACTGAATGCGGAGCTACGGGAGCAGGCCTTTCACGACGGCCTCACCGGCGTGTTTTCGCGGCGGTATTTCGATCAGACGCTTCCGCTTGTCCTGCACGACAGGGGTGACGCGCGGCAACCGCTGTCCCTCATGCTCATCGACGTGGACCATTTCAAGACGTGCAATGACCTCTACGGTCATCCGGCGGGCGACCGGCTTCTCATCCGTCTCGCGCGCACGTTGAGCCAACATATTTCCCGTCCCGGGCAGTTCGTCGCGCGGTATGGCGGCGAAGAGTTCGCTGCTGTGCTGCCGCGGGTCGACTCCGCGCGAGCGGCCGTCATCGCCGAAGCGCTGCGGCAGGCGATCGAAGAAGACGGCGCCAACCACGACGGCGGTTCGGCGCCTACGCTGACCGTGAGCATCGGCGTCGCCTGTGTTCCCGCGTCGTACGAACCAGTCGAACTGGCGACGCTGGTAGGCATGGCGGACGAAGCGCTCTATGCCGCCAAGCGGGCCGGTCGCAACTGCGTGCGCGTGCATGTTCCCGATTCACATCCGTCCATCGCATCCGATCGTTCCGACATGTCGGCGGATATGGTCAGCGGATAG
- a CDS encoding DUF1488 domain-containing protein: MALLGRVREKLIAVLQFPNPSRSYDASRHCVCFWGYDNSREITFMVDDAMLRNLQPGVGSDERSVLGAFDALREKVLEIAKKQYVGGPQNRYSIS; the protein is encoded by the coding sequence GTGGCGCTACTCGGCCGTGTGCGCGAAAAGCTGATTGCCGTGCTTCAATTTCCCAACCCCAGCCGTAGCTACGATGCCTCCCGACATTGCGTGTGTTTCTGGGGGTACGACAATTCGCGTGAAATCACCTTCATGGTCGACGACGCCATGCTCAGAAATCTGCAACCTGGCGTTGGATCCGACGAGCGGTCAGTGCTTGGTGCCTTTGACGCGTTACGCGAAAAGGTTCTCGAAATCGCAAAGAAGCAGTATGTCGGCGGTCCGCAGAATCGATATTCGATTTCATGA
- a CDS encoding type II toxin-antitoxin system HicB family antitoxin: MQYPLYVHRDGDTGFRASFPDFPRAAARGHSFDELKRNAQEVVELMYDRSEQLIPAPTCSTSELQSLDMDNGRGIWMFIEINLARVTSTAVSVQFSLPQSLLQRVDAAAKERRLTRSTFITLAVVHELENRDEGQLSCTPVSQWVFVDG, from the coding sequence ATGCAATATCCGCTTTATGTGCACCGCGACGGCGATACCGGCTTTCGTGCCAGTTTTCCCGATTTTCCCCGAGCCGCTGCGCGTGGCCATTCGTTCGATGAACTGAAACGCAACGCGCAGGAGGTTGTCGAATTGATGTACGACCGCAGCGAGCAACTCATACCCGCTCCCACCTGCAGTACGTCGGAATTGCAATCGCTCGACATGGACAATGGCCGTGGGATCTGGATGTTCATCGAGATCAATCTGGCGCGGGTTACCTCGACAGCCGTGAGCGTTCAATTCAGTCTGCCCCAGAGTCTGCTTCAGCGAGTCGATGCTGCAGCAAAAGAACGTCGCTTGACGCGCTCCACGTTCATTACGCTGGCTGTCGTACACGAACTTGAGAACCGAGACGAAGGGCAATTGTCCTGTACGCCGGTTTCCCAGTGGGTGTTCGTGGACGGATGA
- a CDS encoding substrate-binding domain-containing protein, with protein MRRVLTLVVLFAALTGALPTAYAARVGVVLAGSSLVFWQAMTKGIKQAGEDKHIELMMRNPSDGASLGTQPNIQLRMIDYVVQRGVAGILLAPEPLENVATPVSIAVPTVLIDRSSTDYNAISTVSTDNFVAGKKAALSLVPVLRRGAKVAVLRLAPNISSTTEREDGFLTVAREEGWDVVVDTYVGYRPREAEGLIAKALNAYAGHLDAVFAPAEPIAYGALRVIEAKAVGDHPRLVVFDWRPEFMDALKRGVVYADVVQDPYRMGYLAVETLVGALQGQPPRSKVFVDVVTVTPNNMNDPAIRAVLANYTQ; from the coding sequence ATGCGTAGAGTCCTTACACTGGTTGTGCTGTTTGCCGCATTGACCGGAGCGCTACCAACTGCGTACGCCGCCAGGGTCGGCGTCGTACTGGCCGGATCGTCGCTTGTTTTCTGGCAGGCGATGACAAAGGGGATCAAGCAGGCAGGCGAGGATAAGCATATTGAACTGATGATGCGCAACCCTTCAGACGGTGCCTCGCTTGGCACACAACCGAACATCCAGCTACGGATGATCGACTACGTGGTGCAGCGTGGAGTCGCTGGTATCCTGTTGGCGCCCGAGCCGTTGGAGAATGTGGCAACTCCAGTTTCGATCGCGGTCCCTACGGTGCTGATAGACCGGAGCAGCACCGATTACAACGCTATCTCTACCGTCAGCACCGACAATTTCGTCGCGGGGAAAAAGGCGGCTCTCAGTCTTGTGCCAGTCCTGCGGAGGGGGGCAAAGGTAGCAGTGCTGCGGCTCGCACCGAACATCAGTTCCACAACCGAGCGCGAAGACGGGTTTCTGACCGTGGCGCGGGAAGAGGGATGGGATGTGGTTGTCGATACCTATGTGGGGTACCGGCCCCGTGAAGCGGAGGGATTGATCGCCAAGGCCTTGAACGCCTATGCGGGTCACCTCGATGCTGTTTTCGCACCGGCTGAGCCGATCGCCTATGGCGCCCTGCGAGTCATCGAAGCCAAGGCCGTCGGCGATCACCCGCGCCTGGTCGTATTCGACTGGCGCCCGGAATTCATGGATGCGCTCAAGCGTGGCGTCGTTTATGCCGATGTGGTGCAGGACCCTTACCGCATGGGTTATCTGGCGGTAGAAACATTGGTTGGGGCCTTGCAGGGCCAGCCGCCTCGCTCCAAAGTATTCGTCGACGTGGTGACGGTCACGCCGAACAACATGAATGATCCGGCGATTCGTGCGGTGTTGGCAAACTACACCCAGTAA
- a CDS encoding diguanylate cyclase encodes MNGPLSTISRKIIFAFSICAATMIAIGLFSTLGVSRMSTNVSGMYSRNTLQIAKISNVTIALLNSRATIRRLQATRLAADVGKFAPGIRADLEIADREWASYYPAHVRDGHERELADRLNGLIAENRRYANEAIAAFAAGNFDAGADAVNRGADVAAALTRVLREDVALSLKQAKSASDESASTASRISQISIALVIVNLLVVMVVSVAILRSILGPLKRAAGVANDIASGKLENQITVDSRDEIGQLFEAMKKMERQLRQMIYYDTLTSLPNRVLFNERLRRTVAGAAHHALIGVVMIDMDQFKGVNDTMGHAAGDTLLREAAARLRISVRPCDTVARFGGDEFAIVLPDVRDGDALEHIVRTIIDRFDERFVLNGKEVFISCSVGIAVYPTDSPDADDLLKYADSAMYSAKRSGRRGFRFYSRELTADATAHLQLKAELRGAIGRGELELHYQPKVLLQDHEVIGSEALLRWHRPGVGLVSPGQFIPIAEESGLIVDLGKWVLREASRSAAEWNASGTRIHKVAVNLSARQFQCHDLVQMVTGILEETGCRPEWLELEITESVLLEEDETIMGAFGLQGYGAFHCDRRFRHRLLRAQLSDAIPDRYAEDRQIIRSEGDHGPASCGTREGHPFHCAVPGAAGCCGGRRDGGASGVS; translated from the coding sequence ATGAACGGACCGTTATCGACGATCAGCCGCAAGATCATTTTTGCCTTCAGCATATGCGCCGCGACGATGATCGCAATCGGACTGTTCAGTACATTGGGCGTCTCGCGGATGAGTACCAATGTGAGTGGGATGTATTCCAGGAACACGCTACAGATTGCGAAAATCTCGAATGTAACGATTGCGCTCCTCAATAGCCGCGCGACGATCAGACGCCTGCAGGCCACGCGGCTAGCCGCGGATGTCGGGAAGTTTGCCCCGGGCATTCGTGCCGATCTGGAAATAGCCGATCGGGAATGGGCATCCTATTACCCGGCTCATGTGCGTGACGGTCACGAGCGGGAGCTTGCCGACCGGCTGAACGGGCTGATAGCAGAGAACAGGCGTTATGCGAACGAGGCAATAGCCGCGTTCGCAGCGGGCAATTTTGACGCTGGCGCGGATGCGGTCAACCGCGGCGCAGACGTCGCAGCAGCATTGACCAGGGTGTTGAGGGAGGATGTGGCTCTCAGCCTCAAGCAGGCAAAGAGCGCTTCGGATGAAAGCGCATCGACTGCGAGCCGGATCAGCCAGATTTCGATTGCGTTGGTCATCGTCAACTTGCTGGTAGTCATGGTCGTGTCAGTGGCGATATTGCGTTCAATACTCGGTCCGCTGAAGAGGGCTGCCGGGGTCGCGAACGATATTGCATCGGGCAAGCTGGAGAATCAGATCACGGTAGATTCGCGTGATGAAATCGGACAGTTATTCGAAGCAATGAAGAAGATGGAGCGGCAGCTTCGTCAGATGATCTATTACGATACGTTGACTTCCCTGCCGAACAGGGTCTTGTTCAATGAGCGTCTGAGGCGGACGGTCGCCGGGGCGGCGCACCATGCATTGATTGGCGTGGTGATGATCGATATGGACCAGTTCAAGGGCGTCAACGATACGATGGGGCATGCGGCTGGAGACACGTTGCTACGCGAGGCGGCCGCGCGCTTGCGCATCTCGGTTCGCCCTTGCGATACGGTGGCCCGTTTCGGCGGCGACGAATTTGCCATTGTGCTACCAGATGTTCGTGATGGCGACGCATTGGAGCATATTGTTCGCACGATCATTGACAGGTTCGACGAGCGGTTCGTGCTGAATGGGAAAGAGGTGTTTATCTCATGCAGCGTGGGCATTGCCGTATATCCGACTGACAGTCCAGACGCAGACGATCTGCTGAAATACGCGGATTCGGCGATGTACTCCGCCAAGCGCTCTGGCCGCCGCGGATTCCGCTTCTACTCCAGGGAACTGACAGCCGATGCCACAGCGCACCTGCAGCTGAAGGCGGAGCTTCGCGGCGCCATCGGACGTGGGGAACTTGAACTGCATTACCAGCCGAAGGTATTGCTCCAGGATCACGAAGTGATCGGCTCCGAGGCCCTGCTGAGATGGCACCGCCCTGGGGTCGGACTGGTTTCGCCGGGGCAGTTCATCCCGATTGCAGAGGAATCGGGCTTGATCGTTGATCTGGGCAAGTGGGTGCTGCGGGAGGCGAGTCGTTCAGCGGCCGAATGGAACGCCAGCGGAACCAGAATTCATAAGGTCGCGGTCAACCTGTCGGCCCGGCAGTTTCAGTGTCACGATCTGGTCCAGATGGTGACCGGAATCCTCGAAGAAACCGGCTGCCGCCCTGAATGGCTGGAGCTTGAAATCACTGAAAGCGTACTGCTGGAAGAGGATGAGACGATTATGGGTGCTTTCGGCCTTCAGGGCTATGGGGCTTTCCATTGCGATCGACGATTTCGGCACAGGTTACTCCGCGCTCAGCTATCTGACGCAATTCCCGATCGATACGCTGAAGATCGACAGATCATTCGTTCAGAAGGTGACCACGGACCGGCGTCATGCGGAACTCGTGAAGGCCATCCTTTCCATTGCGCGGTCCCTGGGGCAGCAGGTTGTTGCGGAGGGCGTCGAGACGGTGGAGCAAGCGGCGTTTCTTGA
- a CDS encoding entericidin A/B family lipoprotein: MTRLIALFLIACTALLAGCNTIAGAGEDISKGGQAIHNTAEQAK, encoded by the coding sequence ATGACGCGACTCATTGCTCTGTTTCTGATCGCCTGTACGGCTCTCCTCGCGGGCTGCAACACCATTGCGGGTGCGGGCGAAGACATTTCGAAGGGCGGCCAGGCCATCCATAATACGGCCGAGCAAGCCAAATAG
- a CDS encoding DUF488 family protein, translating to MSIRIVQLGSPRTVDEGVRIGTVRRPPRGVPKAEFGSRDYYDVWLPNLSPSAELMAEGKEATSTADWDRFARKFRAEMSDSNTSKVLDLLAALSQTTNFSVGCYCNDESRCHRSILRHLLAERGALVA from the coding sequence ATGAGCATCCGTATTGTCCAACTCGGATCACCTCGCACAGTTGACGAAGGCGTCCGCATCGGTACCGTTCGACGGCCGCCGCGTGGCGTACCGAAGGCCGAGTTTGGCAGCCGGGACTATTACGATGTCTGGCTCCCCAATTTGTCGCCCAGCGCAGAACTGATGGCTGAGGGCAAGGAAGCGACGAGCACTGCCGATTGGGACCGGTTTGCGCGGAAATTCCGGGCTGAAATGAGCGACAGTAATACCAGCAAGGTGCTGGACCTTCTGGCCGCGCTATCACAAACGACCAACTTCTCCGTCGGCTGCTATTGCAACGACGAAAGCCGGTGCCACCGAAGCATTCTTCGTCATCTGTTGGCCGAGCGAGGTGCGTTGGTAGCGTGA